In Lotus japonicus ecotype B-129 chromosome 5, LjGifu_v1.2, one genomic interval encodes:
- the LOC130718148 gene encoding uncharacterized protein LOC130718148 gives MASATAKPQKRLRDFLNEQQEPFILEVYLSEREYSKRSSNSSEKSASLNKRRKPLLPFCKALTILHNKLGFNSESNILTREHDQRKRHATVSEPGLVDHVVQFSSASGSIEFNSCPCIGEGTSISPHKDHNSFSSHIFQTSNACNKKRRQRQRCIEGNLESLGKIPLRNVLNVNEDAGEMQQRIRNCHVILPKKITEDSLLSAAVWSLEELLPGHDVSQILKSKRALHLQKIKKQLLFDCVRDITTNFPTKEDKMNDDYKQFMGLELGKIICLRTEDLSMDYLNSMVEWSKFESHVYDISVDITDAILERIISEMVGAIVPNI, from the exons ATGGCTTCAGCAACAGCCAAACCACAAAAAAGACTGAGAGATTTTCTAAATGAACAACAAGAGCCTTTCATCCTAGAGGTATACCTTTCAGAAAGAGAGTATTCAAAAAGGTCTAGCAACAGTTCAGAGAAATCAGCAAGCTTAAACAAGAGGAGAAAGCCTCTGTTACCATTTTGCAAAGCTCTAACAATCTTGCACAACAAGCTTGGATTCAACAGTGAAAGCAATATTCTAACAAGGGAACATGACCAAAGAAAAAGACATGCAACTGTCTCAGAGCCTGGACTGGTTGATCATGTTGTTCAATTTTCATCAGCTAGTGGCTCTATTGAGTTCAATTCATGCCCATGTATTGGTGAAGGAACTTCCATATCCCCTCACAAAGATCACAACTCATTTTCTTCTCACATTTTCCAAACCTCCAATGCATGCAATAAGAAGAG AAGGCAGAGGCAGAGATGCATAGAGGGTAACCTTGAATCACTGGGAAAGATACCTCTACGAAATGTTCTCAATG TGAATGAGGATGCTGGGGAAATGCAACAGAGAATAAGGAATTGTCATGTCATTCTGCCCAAGAAAATCACAGAGGACTCACTGTTATCTGCTGCTGTATGGAGTTTAGAAGAGCTTCTTCCAGGTCATGATGTTTCCCAGATACTGAAATCTAAAAGGGCATTGCATTTGCAAAAGATAAAGAAGCAGTTGCTATTTGATTGTGTGAGAGATATAACAACAAACTTTCCAACAAAAGAGGACAAAATGAATGATGATTACAAACAATTCATGGGGTTAGAGCTTGGGAAGATCATTTGCCTGAGAACAGAAGATTTGAGTATGGATTACTTGAATTCAATGGTGGAATGGAGTAAATTCGAATCGCATGTATATGATATTAGTGTTGATATCACTGATGCAATTTTGGAAAGAATTATATCTGAGATGGTTGGAGCTATAGTACCAAATATATAA
- the LOC130718869 gene encoding pre-mRNA-processing protein 40A isoform X1, with the protein MDNNSQPPSMQFRQVIQGQQGQQFVQMTSQQFGHAGHAIASSNVGMPVVQGQQLQYSQPMQQLAPRPIQPGHPASSSQSMPMPYIQNRPLTSFPPHSQQTVPHPSNHMPGLPVSGAPTHSSYTFTPSYGQQQNNANALVQYQHPPHTHAPPAGQPWLPSVSQSAAAVTSVQPAGVQPSGTTSTDAATPATNQSSASDWQEHTSADGRRYYYNKRTRQSSWEKPLELMSPIERADASTVWKEFTSSDGRKYYYNKVTQQSTWSIPEELKLAREQAHREMNQGMQSETSDTSNTVVSTAATSAATNAASSNTSLTSSGLALSPSPVTPIAATDQQLLVSGSIVTSNPTGVEPSNVATMSTVPTTVAGSSEVAAKLLDSKMPSIIENQASQDLGSVNGASLQDVEEAKRGLPVVGKVNITPPEEKTNDDETLVYANKQEAKNAFKAFLESVNVQSDWTWEQAMREIINDKRYNALKTLGERKQAFNEYLGQRKKLEAEERRMKQKRAREEFTKMLEDCKELTSSTRWSKAIIMFENDERFNAVERPRDREDLFESYLVELERKEKEKAAEEQRRNIAEYRKFLESCDYVKVNSQWRKIQDRLEDDDRYLRLEKLDRLLVYQDYIRDLEKEEEEQKRIHKDRVRRGERKNRDAFRKLLEEHVAAGVLTGRTQWREYCLKVRDLPQYQAVASNTSGSTPKDLFEDVAEDLEKQYHEDKILIKDIIKSGKVTVVTTSVFEDFKLAVLEEAACQRISEINLKLLFEELLERAKEKEEKEAKKRQRLADDFTNLLYTFKEITITSKWEDCKPLFEETQEYRSIGDESYSREIFEEYITYLKEKAKEKERKREEEKVKKEKEREEKEKRKEKEKKEKDREREKEKSKEPIRKDETDSDNEDITDSHGYKEKKKEKDKERKHRRRRQSSIEDVDSEKDEKEESRKSRRHGNDRKKSRKHANSPESDNESRHKRHKREHWDGSRRTGGLEELEDGELGDDAEQEKSALKE; encoded by the exons ATGGACAATAATTCTCAACCCCCCAGTATGCAG TTTCGGCAAGTCATTCAAGGTCAGCAAGGCCAACAATTTGTTCAAATGACTTCACAACAATTTGGACATGCAGGACATGCCATTGCTTCTTCAAATGTTGGGATGCCCGTCGTACAGGGTCAGCAATTGCAATATTCTCAACCAATGCAACAGTTGGCTCCAAGACCAATTCAGCCTGGTCATCCTGCTTCTTCATCACAGTCTATGCCCATGCCATATATCCAGAACAGGCCGCTTACATCTTTTCCACCACATTCACAGCAAACTGTTCCTCACCCAAGCAATCATATGCCTGGCTTGCCTGTTTCAGGAGCACCTACTCATTCTTCATACACT TTCACACCATCTTATGGTCAGCAGCAAAATAATGCTAATGCATTGGTCCAATACCAGCATCCGCCTCATACGCATGCACCTCCTGCAGGACAACCTTGGCTGCCTTCAGTGTCTCAGAGTGCTGCTGCTGTTACGTCAGTGCAGCCTGCTGGAGTGCAACCATCTGGTACTACATCAACTGATGCA GCAACTCCTGCTACGAACCAGTCGTCCGCTTCTGATTGGCAAGAACATACTTCTGCTGATGGAAGAAG ATATTATTACAACAAGAGGACAAGACAGTCTAGTTGGGAGAAACCTTTGGAATTGATGTCACCTATTGAG AGGGCTGATGCATCAACTGTCTGGAAAGAATTTACTTCTTCAGACGGAAGAAA GTATTATTACAACAAGGTTACTCAGCAATCAACGTGGTCAATACCAGAGGAACTCAAG TTGGCTCGCGAGCAGGCACATAGAGAAATGAACCAGGGAATGCAGTCAGAAACAAGTGATACATCCAATACTGTTGTTTCCACTGCTGCAACATCAGCAGCCACAAATGCAGCTAGCTCCAACACTTCTCTGACATCTAGTGGGCTTGCTTTAAGCCCATCTCCAGTCACACCAATTGCAGCCACTGATCAGCAGCTGTTGGTTTCTGGATCCATAGTTACTTCAAACCCAACAGGAGTTGAACCAAGCAATGTGGCAACTATGAGCACTGTGCCTACAACAGTTGCAGGAAGCTCAGAAGTAGCTGCAAAGTTGCTTGATTCTAAAATGCCATCCAT TATTGAAAATCAAGCATCTCAAGATCTTGGTTCTGTTAATGGAGCTTCTCTTCAAGATGTTGAg GAAGCCAAAAGAGGATTACCTGTTGTTGGAAAAGTTAATATAACTCCACCTGAGGAGAAAACTAATGATGATGAAACCTTGGTATATGCAAATAAGCAG GAAgcaaaaaatgcatttaaaGCGTTtctggaatctgtgaatgttcAGTCAGATTGGACATGGGAACAG GCAATGAGAGAAATTATCAATGACAAAAGATATAATGCTCTAAAAACACTTGGTGAGCGAAAGCAAGCTTTTAATGAG TATTTGGGCCAAAGGAAGAAGCTAGAGGCTGAAGAGAGGCGCATGAAGCAGAAAAGAGCCCGCGAAGAATTCACAAAGATGTTGGAA GATTGCAAGGAACTTACATCATCTACAAGATGGAG CAAAGCTATAATTATGTTTGAAAATGATGAACGATTCAATGCTGTTGAAAGACCAAGAGATCGTGAAGATTTATTTGAAAGCTACTTGGTGGAACTAGAGAGAAAG GAAAAGGAAAAGGCCGCAGAGGAACAACGGCGGAATATAGCTGAATATAGGAAATTTCTGGAGTCCTGTGATTATGTGAAG gTGAACAGTCAATGGCGAAAAATCCAAGATCGGTTAGAGGATGATGATAGATACCTGCGACTTGAAAAACTTGACCGCTTGCTTGTTTACCAG GACTATATTCGTGActtggagaaagaagaagaggaacaaAAAAGAATACATAAG GATCGAGTCCGTCGAGGTGAAAGGAAAAATCGTGATGCCTTTCGCAAGTTGCTGGAAGAACATGTTGCTGCTGGAGTCCTTACTGGTAGAACTCAATGGCGAGAATATTGCTTGAAG GTAAGGGATTTACCTCAATATCAAGCTGTTGCATCAAATACGTCTGGTTCTACTCCAAAAGATTTATTTGAGGATGTTGCTGAAGATCTTGAAAAACAG TATCATGAAGACAAGATACTCATAAAAGATATCATTAAGTCGGGCAAG GTCACTGTGGTAACTACATCAGTATTTGAGGACTTTAAGCTTGCTGTATTAGAAGAAGCTGCTTGCCAAAGAATATCTGAGATCAATTTGAAG CTTTTATTTGAAGAGTTGTTGGAGAGAGCTAAGGAGAAAGAGGAGAAAGAAGCCAAGAAGCGCCAACGCCTTGCTGATGACTTCACTAACCTGCTATATACATTCAAG GAGATTACAATTACTTCAAAATGGGAGGATTGCAAACCACTTTTTGAGGAAACACAAGAGTACAG ATCAATTGGTGATGAGAGCTATAGTAGAGAAATTTTTGAGGAATACATTACATACTTAAAGGAGAAAGCTAAAGAGAAGGAACGGAAGCGTGAAGAGGAAAAg gtcaaaaaggaaaaagaaagggaagagaaagagaaacggaaggagaaggaaaaaaaagagaaggatAGAGAACGTGAGAAAGAAAAGTCTAAGGAACCAATCAGGAAGGATGAAACAGATAGTGATAATGAAGACATAACAGACAGCCATGGTtacaaagagaagaaaaaagaaaaggataagGAAAGGAAACATCGGAGAAGGCGTCAAAGCAGTATAGAGGATGTCGATTCTGAGAAGGACGAGAAAGAAGAGTCTAGAAAATCACGAAGGCATGGCAATGATCGCAAAAAGTCGAGGAAG CATGCGAACTCTCCTGAATCAGACAATGAAAGCCGACATAAAAGACACAAGAGGGAGCATTGGGATGGTTCCAGGAGAACTGGAGGACTTGAGGAGCTTGAAGATGGGGAGCTCGGCGATGATGCAGAG CAGGAGAAGAGTGCTTTGAAAGAATAG
- the LOC130720512 gene encoding kinesin-like protein KIN-7N, with the protein MEKICVAVRVRPPVSGDSSAGSFWKVEENRISLHRIHGTPLPPASYAFDHIFDENSTNTSVYEHLTKDIILAALNGFNGTAFAYGQTSSGKTFTMNGSEADPGVIPRAVEDVFAKIETMTDREFLIRVSYMEIYNEEINDLLVVENQKLQIHESLERGVFVAGLREEIVSNAEQVLNLIQAGEVNRHFGETNMNVRSSRSHTIFRMVIESKGKEDANSSNDCSVSDIVRVSVLNLVDLAGSERIAKTGADGVRLKEGKYINKSLMVLGNVINKLSEGSKQRGHIPYRDSKLTRILQPALGGNAKTSIICTVAPEEVHIEETKGTLQFASRAKRITNCVQVNEILTDAALLKRQQLEIEDLRKKLQGSHAGVLEQEILKLRNDLLKYEMERGKLEMELEEERKSRDQLIREQRMKIENSRSSTISFSDSGMNDSQGTGSLSHRFTEEFSEINSTSQGDIFRSPCLKTPPSTFVARRPKNSTLPDFSPPPVAFSNVADEDMWLKMNNGYVADLDSLQTTPFRKVQSFPASETTPGCINQIEKYEREVQDLRRQLELANEKINELERKHSEEVPSNKQLIGERPEHQQETQLIQELPLRLSESVENFKDSFEEVLSVMQKIASGGKLSTAKMLSTMSEVGAQLFETLEANCRMSTNSERRSSTGNHALIHEQKKDFHERMNNIITSLEISENSTTREQETNSSCSCEYKVSDLGGETAYSKNDLTERCESLERELLLLKDERDSLLLKFSESSEKLAMVSRQKEKALKDLYTEVQRRENLEGEVKQFSAAFACRQKSLISFQSEVKTKFEKLRAQTPIPVPNSFGY; encoded by the exons ATGGAGAAGATCTGCGTCGCCGTTCGAGTTCGTCCTCCGGTTTCCGGCGACTCCTCCGCCGGAAGCTTCTGGAAGGTCGAAGAGAACCGCATCTCTCTTCACAGGATCCATGGCACTCCACTCCCTCCCGCTTCTTATGCTTTCG aTCATATATTCGATGAAAATAGCACGAACACGAGTGTCTATGAACACCTCACCAAAGATATCATCCTCGCTGCGCTTAATGGCTTCAACG GAACTGCATTTGCTTATGGGCAGACTAGTAGTGGGAAGACTTTCACTATGAATGGTTCTGAAGCTGACCCAGGGGTGATTCCTCGTGCGGTCGAAGATGTGTTTGCGAAAATTGAGACG ATGACTGATCGAGAGTTTCTGATTCGTGTTTCCTACATGGAGATCTATAATGAGGAAATTAATGATCTTCTTGTTGTTGAAAATCAGAAATTGCAAATTCATGAGAGTTTGGAG cgTGGAGTATTTGTTGCAGGGCTTCGAGAGGAAATTGTCAGTAATGCAGAACAAGTGCTAAACCTCATTCAAGCAGGGGAAG TTAACAGGCACTTTGGGGAGACAAATATGAACGTAAGGAGTAGCAGATCGCATACAATATTTAGAATG GTGATTGAAAGCAAAGGGAAGGAGGATGCCAATTCTTCCAATGATTGTTCAGTTAGTGATATTGTTCGAGTTTCAGTCTTG AATTTAGTTGATCTAGCTGGCTCTGAGAGGATTGCAAAGACTGGAGCTGATGGAGTACGTTTAAAAGAAGGAAAGTACATTAACAAGAGCTTGATGGTTCTGGGAAATGTTATTAACAAACTAAGTGAAGGTTCAAAGCAAAG GGGGCATATCCCGTATCGTGATAGTAAATTAACTCGCATACTCCAACCTGCTCTTGGTGGTAATGCCAAAACGTCCATTATTTGCACGGTAGCACCAGAAGAG GTCCACATTGAAGAAACAAAGGGAACTCTTCAGTTTGCTAGTAGGGCCAAGCGCATCACGAATTGTGTTCAAGTGAATGAG ATTTTGACAGATGCAGCCTTGTTAAAGAGGCAACAATTAGAGATAGAAGATCTACGTAAAAAACTTCAG GGTTCCCATGCTGGGGTTCTCGAGCAAGAGATTCTTAAACTCAGGAACGATTTGCTCAAG TATGAAATGGAGCGTGGGAAGCTTGAAATGGAACTGGAAGAGGAGAGGAAGTCTCGTGATCAGTTGATTAGAGAGCAAcggatgaaaattgaaaattccaGATCTAGTACTATATCTTTTTCAGACTCTGGAATGAACGACAGTCAG GGAACTGGATCTTTGAGTCACAGATTTACAGAAGAGTTCAGTGAAATTAATAGTACATCACAAGGAGATATTTTTAGATCTCCCTGTTTGAAGACACCTCCCAGTACTTTTGTTGCCAGGCGACCAAAGAATTCAACTTTGCCAGATTTTAGCCCTCCACCAGTTGCTTTCAGCAATGTGGCTGATGAAGATATGTGGTTGAAAATGAACAATGGTTACGTTGCGGATCTTGATTCACTTCAAACTACTCCCTTTCGAAAAGTTCAATCATTCCCAGCAAGTGAAACAACTCCG GGTTGTATAAATCAAATTGAGAAGTATGAACGAGAGGTTCAAGATTTGAGGAGACAACTGGAACTTGCTAATGAAAAGATAAATGAACTGGAG AGAAAGCATTCAGAGGAAGTACCATCAAACAAGCAATTAATCGGTGAGAGACCTGAACATCAACAAGAAACACAACTAATTCAAGAATTGCCTCTAAGATTATCTGAATCTGTGGAAAACTTCAAAGATAGCTTTGAGGAGGTTTTATCAGTAATGCAG AAAATTGCATCTGGTGGCAAATTGTCTACTGCGAAGATGCTTTCAACCATGAGTGAAGTTGGTGCACAGctttttgaaactttggaagCTAACTGTAGAATGAGTACGAACAGTGAAAGGAGGTCTTCCACGGGGAACCATGCTTTAATCCATGAACAGAAGAAAGACTTTCATGAGAGGATGAATAATATAATTACATCACTGGAGATATCAGAGAACTCAACAACAAGAGAGCAAGAGACAAATTCTTCGTGCAGCTGTGAATACAAG GTCTCTGATTTGGGAGGAGAAACTGCTTACTCAAAGAATGATTTAACTGAAAGATGTGAAAGCCTAGAAAGGGAGTTACTACTTTTGAAGGATGAAAGAGACTCTTTGCTGCTGAAGTTCTCTGAATCATCTGAGAAACTTGCAATGGTTTCAAGGCAAAAGGAAAAGGCTTTGAAAGATTTATATACTGAAGTTCAGAGAAGGGAAAATCTAGAAGGGGAGGTTAAGCAGTTTTCTGCAGCTTTCGCCTGTCGTCAGAAATCACTCATTTCATTCCAGAGTGAAGTTAAGACCAAATTTGAGAAATTGAGAGCTCAGACACCAATTCCAGTGCCCAATTCTTTTGGTTATTAG
- the LOC130718869 gene encoding pre-mRNA-processing protein 40A isoform X2 yields MDNNSQPPSMQFRQVIQGQQGQQFVQMTSQQFGHAGHAIASSNVGMPVVQGQQLQYSQPMQQLAPRPIQPGHPASSSQSMPMPYIQNRPLTSFPPHSQQTVPHPSNHMPGLPVSGAPTHSSYTFTPSYGQQQNNANALVQYQHPPHTHAPPAGQPWLPSVSQSAAAVTSVQPAGVQPSGTTSTDAATPATNQSSASDWQEHTSADGRRYYYNKRTRQSSWEKPLELMSPIERADASTVWKEFTSSDGRKYYYNKVTQQSTWSIPEELKLAREQAHREMNQGMQSETSDTSNTVVSTAATSAATNAASSNTSLTSSGLALSPSPVTPIAATDQQLLVSGSIVTSNPTGVEPSNVATMSTVPTTVAGSSEVAAKLLDSKMPSIIENQASQDLGSVNGASLQDVEEAKRGLPVVGKVNITPPEEKTNDDETLVYANKQEAKNAFKAFLESVNVQSDWTWEQAMREIINDKRYNALKTLGERKQAFNEYLGQRKKLEAEERRMKQKRAREEFTKMLEDCKELTSSTRWSKAIIMFENDERFNAVERPRDREDLFESYLVELERKEKEKAAEEQRRNIAEYRKFLESCDYVKVNSQWRKIQDRLEDDDRYLRLEKLDRLLVYQDYIRDLEKEEEEQKRIHKDRVRRGERKNRDAFRKLLEEHVAAGVLTGRTQWREYCLKVRDLPQYQAVASNTSGSTPKDLFEDVAEDLEKQYHEDKILIKDIIKSGKVTVVTTSVFEDFKLAVLEEAACQRISEINLKLLFEELLERAKEKEEKEAKKRQRLADDFTNLLYTFKEITITSKWEDCKPLFEETQEYRSIGDESYSREIFEEYITYLKEKAKEKERKREEEKVKKEKEREEKEKRKEKEKKEKDREREKEKSKEPIRKDETDSDNEDITDSHGYKEKKKEKDKERKHRRRRQSSIEDVDSEKDEKEESRKSRRHGNDRKKSRKHANSPESDNESRHKRHKREHWDGSRRTGGLEELEDGELGDDAEEKSALKE; encoded by the exons ATGGACAATAATTCTCAACCCCCCAGTATGCAG TTTCGGCAAGTCATTCAAGGTCAGCAAGGCCAACAATTTGTTCAAATGACTTCACAACAATTTGGACATGCAGGACATGCCATTGCTTCTTCAAATGTTGGGATGCCCGTCGTACAGGGTCAGCAATTGCAATATTCTCAACCAATGCAACAGTTGGCTCCAAGACCAATTCAGCCTGGTCATCCTGCTTCTTCATCACAGTCTATGCCCATGCCATATATCCAGAACAGGCCGCTTACATCTTTTCCACCACATTCACAGCAAACTGTTCCTCACCCAAGCAATCATATGCCTGGCTTGCCTGTTTCAGGAGCACCTACTCATTCTTCATACACT TTCACACCATCTTATGGTCAGCAGCAAAATAATGCTAATGCATTGGTCCAATACCAGCATCCGCCTCATACGCATGCACCTCCTGCAGGACAACCTTGGCTGCCTTCAGTGTCTCAGAGTGCTGCTGCTGTTACGTCAGTGCAGCCTGCTGGAGTGCAACCATCTGGTACTACATCAACTGATGCA GCAACTCCTGCTACGAACCAGTCGTCCGCTTCTGATTGGCAAGAACATACTTCTGCTGATGGAAGAAG ATATTATTACAACAAGAGGACAAGACAGTCTAGTTGGGAGAAACCTTTGGAATTGATGTCACCTATTGAG AGGGCTGATGCATCAACTGTCTGGAAAGAATTTACTTCTTCAGACGGAAGAAA GTATTATTACAACAAGGTTACTCAGCAATCAACGTGGTCAATACCAGAGGAACTCAAG TTGGCTCGCGAGCAGGCACATAGAGAAATGAACCAGGGAATGCAGTCAGAAACAAGTGATACATCCAATACTGTTGTTTCCACTGCTGCAACATCAGCAGCCACAAATGCAGCTAGCTCCAACACTTCTCTGACATCTAGTGGGCTTGCTTTAAGCCCATCTCCAGTCACACCAATTGCAGCCACTGATCAGCAGCTGTTGGTTTCTGGATCCATAGTTACTTCAAACCCAACAGGAGTTGAACCAAGCAATGTGGCAACTATGAGCACTGTGCCTACAACAGTTGCAGGAAGCTCAGAAGTAGCTGCAAAGTTGCTTGATTCTAAAATGCCATCCAT TATTGAAAATCAAGCATCTCAAGATCTTGGTTCTGTTAATGGAGCTTCTCTTCAAGATGTTGAg GAAGCCAAAAGAGGATTACCTGTTGTTGGAAAAGTTAATATAACTCCACCTGAGGAGAAAACTAATGATGATGAAACCTTGGTATATGCAAATAAGCAG GAAgcaaaaaatgcatttaaaGCGTTtctggaatctgtgaatgttcAGTCAGATTGGACATGGGAACAG GCAATGAGAGAAATTATCAATGACAAAAGATATAATGCTCTAAAAACACTTGGTGAGCGAAAGCAAGCTTTTAATGAG TATTTGGGCCAAAGGAAGAAGCTAGAGGCTGAAGAGAGGCGCATGAAGCAGAAAAGAGCCCGCGAAGAATTCACAAAGATGTTGGAA GATTGCAAGGAACTTACATCATCTACAAGATGGAG CAAAGCTATAATTATGTTTGAAAATGATGAACGATTCAATGCTGTTGAAAGACCAAGAGATCGTGAAGATTTATTTGAAAGCTACTTGGTGGAACTAGAGAGAAAG GAAAAGGAAAAGGCCGCAGAGGAACAACGGCGGAATATAGCTGAATATAGGAAATTTCTGGAGTCCTGTGATTATGTGAAG gTGAACAGTCAATGGCGAAAAATCCAAGATCGGTTAGAGGATGATGATAGATACCTGCGACTTGAAAAACTTGACCGCTTGCTTGTTTACCAG GACTATATTCGTGActtggagaaagaagaagaggaacaaAAAAGAATACATAAG GATCGAGTCCGTCGAGGTGAAAGGAAAAATCGTGATGCCTTTCGCAAGTTGCTGGAAGAACATGTTGCTGCTGGAGTCCTTACTGGTAGAACTCAATGGCGAGAATATTGCTTGAAG GTAAGGGATTTACCTCAATATCAAGCTGTTGCATCAAATACGTCTGGTTCTACTCCAAAAGATTTATTTGAGGATGTTGCTGAAGATCTTGAAAAACAG TATCATGAAGACAAGATACTCATAAAAGATATCATTAAGTCGGGCAAG GTCACTGTGGTAACTACATCAGTATTTGAGGACTTTAAGCTTGCTGTATTAGAAGAAGCTGCTTGCCAAAGAATATCTGAGATCAATTTGAAG CTTTTATTTGAAGAGTTGTTGGAGAGAGCTAAGGAGAAAGAGGAGAAAGAAGCCAAGAAGCGCCAACGCCTTGCTGATGACTTCACTAACCTGCTATATACATTCAAG GAGATTACAATTACTTCAAAATGGGAGGATTGCAAACCACTTTTTGAGGAAACACAAGAGTACAG ATCAATTGGTGATGAGAGCTATAGTAGAGAAATTTTTGAGGAATACATTACATACTTAAAGGAGAAAGCTAAAGAGAAGGAACGGAAGCGTGAAGAGGAAAAg gtcaaaaaggaaaaagaaagggaagagaaagagaaacggaaggagaaggaaaaaaaagagaaggatAGAGAACGTGAGAAAGAAAAGTCTAAGGAACCAATCAGGAAGGATGAAACAGATAGTGATAATGAAGACATAACAGACAGCCATGGTtacaaagagaagaaaaaagaaaaggataagGAAAGGAAACATCGGAGAAGGCGTCAAAGCAGTATAGAGGATGTCGATTCTGAGAAGGACGAGAAAGAAGAGTCTAGAAAATCACGAAGGCATGGCAATGATCGCAAAAAGTCGAGGAAG CATGCGAACTCTCCTGAATCAGACAATGAAAGCCGACATAAAAGACACAAGAGGGAGCATTGGGATGGTTCCAGGAGAACTGGAGGACTTGAGGAGCTTGAAGATGGGGAGCTCGGCGATGATGCAGAG GAGAAGAGTGCTTTGAAAGAATAG